Genomic DNA from Actinomycetes bacterium:
GCTGTGGGTCAACCTGCCCGCCCGGCTGAAGTGGACGCCGCCGCGCTACCAGGACATCCGCCGCGGTGCGGTGGCGCTGCTCAGCTCGCCGGACGGTGGCGCGCTGCTGCGGGTGATCGCGGGCGAGGTGGCGGGTCACAAGGGGCCGGGCGTTACCTACACGCCGATCGTGCTGCTGCACGCCACCCTGGCCCCGGGGGCCCGGCTGGAGCTGCCGTGGCGGTCCGACTTCAACGCGCTCGTCTACGTGCTCGCCGGGTCCGGGTCGGTCGGCGCTGAGCGGCGCCCGGTGCGCACGGGCCAGCTGGCTGTTTACGGCCCCGGTGACGTCGTGAGGGTGGACGCCGCGGTGAGCCGGGAGAGCCGCAGCCCCCAGCTGGACGTGCTGGTGCTCGGCGGCCAGCCGATCCGCGAGCCGGTGGCCGCCTACGGCCCGTTCGTGATGAACACCAGGCAGGAGCTGATCCAGGCGTTTGAGGACTACCAGGCCGGGCGCCTCGGCACCATCCCGGCACAGCCACGCCCCGGCCACGACGTCCTGAACACCACCACCGAGCCGCAGTAGCGCTCCTGACATCCCGACGCTGTCATCGACAGCGGTGCCGGCCGTCAGGATGGTGCTCAAGTAGCCGACGTCGGGCCCAGAGCGAGGCCGTGGCGGTCGGCGACGAGCCCGACCAGGGCTCAAGCGGGCCAGCAGCCACAGCAGCTCCCGTGCGATGCCATGGGCGAGACCGCGCCAGCCACAGCATCCCGGAGGCTGCCAACCAGCTCTGGATCCGCTGGACGTCGCGGCGCAGCCGGGGTTCTGCCCGGAGCACCGCCACCGAGAAGAAGCCACGCCGGCGCTGACTGCAGAGCGGTTGGGGCGAACTCCACACACGGGGAAGCCCGCGGTATCGCGGACGGTGTTGCCTGCTCACGGTTCGATGGTGACTGGGCGGCCGGCGGCGGTCTGCAGCAGCGCGGTGATGGTGGCCCAGCCCTTGGCCGACACGGCGGCGGCGGGCGAGTAGCCGGGGGCGTGGCGTGGGAGCCGGACCCGGAGCGCTCCGGGGAGGATCCGGAACCGGATCGGCGGGTCCAGCAGCAGCGCCTCCCCGTCGATCCCGATCTCTACCGGCCGGCCCGAACGCACCTCGAAGCTGGTGTCGGACCATTCCAGCCAGCCCTCCGGCCGACGCGTCCGCCCGAAGCTCTGCCGCCGCGCGAACCTGGCGGCGTCCTGGCCAGACTGGAACCTGGCCGCGACGATGCCAAGGCTGCCGGTGTCGATGCGCCGGCGTGATCCGAAGCCCTCGGCCCGGCCCAGCTCGTAGCGGTCGTTGGAGACCATGATGAGGTGGGCGGAGTCGTGCTTGGTCCCGTCGGGCCCGGTGAACCGCAGGTCGAAGGGTGCGGCATCGGGGCCGAGCATCTCTGGCAGCAGCTCCAGAGCGGTGCCGACCTTGTGGTCGCGGTAGGCCGGGGACTGCACGATCTTGGCGTACAGACCGACGGTCGCGTTGTTGACGAACACCCGGTCGCCGACCATCCCCAGGTCGATGCGCCGCTCCACCGCCGCCCCAAAGGCGTCCAGGGCAGCGACGACGTCGTCGCGGTCAAGGCCCAGGTCCATGGCCAGGTGGTTGCGGGTACCGGCCGGGACACAGACGAACGCGACGTCGTGGCGCATTGCCACGCCGGCGACCAGCGCCTGCGAGCCGTCCCCGCCAGCCATCCCGATCACGTCGGCGCCCCCGGCCACAGCCTGCTCGGCGAGCCGGAGCAGGTCGTCGCCGGGGGCCAGCACGATGGGCTCGATGCCGCGCCGGCGGGCCTCCTCGACCAGCCCGAACCGCTCGACCTTCCCGCCGCCCGACTTGGGGTTCATGAGCAGGACCGGCCGTGTCGCCGGCCCCACGGCGAGGCCAGGGGTCGGGCCGCTCTTCAGCGACTTGATGTCGCGTCCCAGCGCATAGCGGGTCGCCAGCCCGGCGATGGCCACCAGCGCGATCACTACGATCAGCTGCAGCAACTGGCCGTAGACGACCACCAGCACCAGCGGCGCGGCCAGGGCCACGACCGCCACCACCGTCGCGACCAGCCGGCGGGTGCCGGTCCGGGTGACCGCGTAGGCGGCCGCCGCAATGGCCACCCCCAGGCACCCAATCGCCGCCGCCAGCCACAGCAGGTGGCGGGCGAGCGCCAACACCATGATCGCGATCAGAGCAACAACCGCGGCCATGGCTACGATCGCGCTCACCCTGCGTGCTGCCGGCACCGACTTCATCTTGACCTCCAGACCGACCGTAGAGCCTCCTCCATGACACTCGAGCCCGCCATGCACCGATCCGGAGTCCACCTCGTTTCCCCGGAATTCCAAGCGTCAGGCCCGCTGTACGCGAACGTCGGGGTCATCTCCCTGATCGTGGGTTCGGTTGGCGCCGTGACCAACGGTGTGATGTCGCGGGACACCGTGCACAGGTGTCTCGCGACATCGTTCACGTTTGGCGCTGTGGTTGGTAGTCCTTGGACGGGTCGAGCTGCAGTTCTCGGAGGAGTTCGCCGTCGTGGGTGAGGACGCGGACGTGTCGATCGTGGACGAGGACGAGGATGTCGGTGCCGGCGTGGCGTCGGCCGACGCCGATGTGGTGGAGCCGGCTGTTGTGTCGCAGGGTGAAGACGCCGCTGGGGTCGATCTTGTCGTGGCGGATGCGGTAATGGGTGTCCTCCAGGGGCAGGCCGGTCGGATCTTGACGATCTCGTCTTCGACCTCGACCGGCGGCGCCGCGGACTTCGCAACGGCCGGCGGGACCGCGGTCCCAATCCGGCCTCGCCCTCGGCGAGGTAGCGCTGCACCAGCGTGATCACCCAGCGGCGGGAAACCCCGTATAGGAACACCCAGGTGAACAGGACCGACATGGCGGGCAGCTCCAGCAGCAGGATCCACGGCGACCTCCCATACAGCGACGAGCCATGGGTCCAGAACAACGGCAGGTGCCAGACTGCCCAGATGACGCCGAGTGCAAGGCTGGCCGGCGCCGCGCCGAACCAACCGACGACCCCACCCTGGTGCCGTTCAGCGAGTCGTTGGACGTCATGGGCGACGGCTCCTTGGTCCTGCTCCCAACCCCCGGCCACACGCCGGGCTCGATCTCCCTGCTCATCCGGCGCACGACAAGGTCGCCGCTGTTGCTGGTCGGCGATCTCACTTACGGGGCTGAGCTCCTGGAGCGCCGCCAGCTCCCAGGTGTCGGCGTCCGAAGTCGACTCGTCCAGGCCACCGAGAAGGTGCTGGCGCTGAAGCAGCGGATGCCCGACTTGGTCATCCTGCCGGCCCACGATCCCACCGCGGCCCAGCGCCTGCTGGAGAGCTGATCCTGGAGGCACCATGACAACGTTCCAGAACACGGTGACGATCCGGCGACCCGTCCAGGACGTGTTCGCGTTCCTCGCCGACTTCCAGAACATCCCGACCTGGAACTACGCGATCCTGCAGACCAGGAAGACCTCGCCTGGACCGGTTGGGGTCGGGACCACCTACCGCCAGATCCGTTCCATCCCTCGCCGGAGCGAGGAAGGCTTCGAGGTGACCGCCTTCGAGCCGACCAGCCGCCTGGAGATCCACGGGGACATCGGCCCCTTCACCGCGACCAGCAGCTACCTCCTTACACCGATAGGCGACGGGACCCGGCTAACCAACGCCGTCGACCTCCAGCCCGCCTCAGGGGCGTTGCGGCTGCTCGCTCCCCTGGCCGCCTCCAGAGTCAAGACGGCGGTAGCGGCCAACCTCGACACGCTCAAGCAGATCCTGGAAACGGGGCAGCCGACGTGACCAGCGATAATAGGGAGTTCGCATGGAGCATCGTGGGTGCCCGGACTCGTGGACGTCGCGCATAGAATGCCCCATGGATATCAACCGGGACGCACCGGCAACAGCCGAGGGTGAGCTGCAGATCGCCGCCGACCCGCAGACGGTGTTCTCGGTGATCTCGGCCGTCGACCAGTGGCCGTCCTGGAACCCCGACGTCAGGTCGGTGGCGCTCCAGGGCCCGGTCCAGCCGGGCACGGTCTTCCGGTGGAAGGCCGGGCCAAGCACCCTCACCTCCACTCTCCAGGTGGTCGACCCGCCCCACCAGATCGCCTGGACAGGTACCACGATGGGCATCAAGGCCGTCCACGTGTTCCGATTCCAGGCCAACGACGGCGGCACGCTGGCGCGCTCCGAGGAATCCTGGGAGGGGTTGCTTGCCAGTCTGCTCAGGGGTTACAGCCGCAAGACCCTGGACAAGGGCATCCACAGCGTCCTGTCGCACCTCAAGACCGAGGCCGAGCGGCGAGCCGCGACGGCGTGAGCGGGCTGCGCGGCGTCACCCTGACCGTCCGGTTCCTCTGCGAGCTTGCCATGCTCGCGGCGCTCGCCTACTGGTGGTTCCACGCCGGTAACGGCGTCGGGGCGTGGGTGCTTGGCATCGGTGCACCGTTGGTTGCTGCCATCATCTGGGGTGCGTTGGTGGCGCCCAAGGCAAGGTGGCCGGTATCGATCCCGGTCCGGGTGGTGATCGAGCTGGTGCTGTTCAGCACCGCCGCGGGCGCCCTCGCGCTTGCTGGGCAGCCGGTGCTGGCCGTCGTCCTCGGCGTCGCCGCGCTCGCCACCTCGCTGCTCAACGCGTCGCAAGAGCGCCGAGCAAAGGCCGACATCCAACGCCGCTAGGCCATCTCAACGCCCACACCGCCCGCGTTGGGTCGTCCGTTCAATGGTGTCCCCAAGAGAAAAGGTCGAGGAAGCTACCCTTGCCACTGTGGTTCTCCGTCGACCCATGCGGATGCACGACAACTGGGAAGCTGTCGCGCGCGGTGTGCAGCACCGTCGGTCTGGCTGCGCTCACACGGCGACCTTGACCTCGACGCCGATGGGTAACCATCGGATGCGCTCGCGGAGGTCGGCTGGCGCGGTCGCGAACTCGCGCTCGACGGCGGCTCGTCCTTGCCGGAAGTGGGTCCAGCCCTCGTAGTGGATCGGGATGGCGGTCCGCGGACGAACTAGGCGGCACAGGGCGACGGCGTCCTTGGCGGTCATGGTGTAGCGCACCGGTCCCGACACCGGGAAGCGCACGCCGCCCAGGTGCAGCAGCGCGGTGTCGACCTGGAGGCGGTCGGCGACCTGGCGGACACCGTCATAGAGCACCGTGTCGCCGGTGATCCACAGCACGCCGTGCTCTTGACCGTCCCATCGCAGCGCGAAGCCGGTCACGTCACCGGCGATGGGGCGGCTCAGCGGCGGGCCGTGGCGGCACGGCGTGGCGATGACCTCGATCGGCGGCTTCGCCGGCGCCTCGAGAGGTGTGGTCGCCCATGGCTCCAGGCCGTGGGCGTTCCCGCCCAGTCGCCTGGCGCCGGAGACGGTGGTGAGGACGACGCCCGCCGATGGAAGCAGGGCGCGTCCGGCGGTGTCGAGGTTGTCGCCGTGGTGATCGTGGCTGAGCAGCACCGCGTCGATCGGGGCGAGGTCGGAGGCGGCGATCGCTGGTCCGGTCAGCTTGCGCGACCTCGAGCCCCAGCCGAAGGCGTACCGCCGGCCTGGGGCGTCGAAGGTCGGGTCGGTCAGCAGCCGCCACCCATCGACCTCGATCAGGGCCGTCGGGCCGCCGATGTGGGTGATGCGGACATCGGTCATTTGCTGCTCCGCACCGCGTGGCGCACGGCCCACTCCAGCGCGTAGTCGGCGATCTCCTCCCAGCCATCCTGGGCGGGGAGCAGGTGTGGTCCCTCGAACTCCACGACCTCAGTGACCGTGTCCGACTTGTAGTGCTTGGCGTTGGACCGCTGCACCGACGGTGGCATCAGATGGTCCTCACTGCCGGAGATGAACAGCAGCGGCGCGCGGTCGTCGTTGTGGTAGTTGACGTAGTTGTCGTCGTGGCCGGGGTGGATGTTCGCCAGCGCACTTCCCCAGAAGATCCGCCCCGACGCCGGGATGGCGTAGCGCTCGTACAACGCCCTGGACTTCTCCTCCGCAAAGGTGTTGGTGAACGCGTAGTGCCACTGCTCGAAGGTGAACCCGACCGCCCGATGGCGGTTGGCAGGGTTCTTGAGCACGGGGAACGTCGACCGGATCTGCGACAGGGGGACCACGGGGACGCCCTCGGTCGGGGCCGAGTTGATCGCCACCCCCACCGCCCCCAGGCCGTGGTCGAGCAGGACCTGGGTGAACACCCCGCCGGCGGAGTGGCCCATCAGGATGGGCGGCGACTCGAGCTCCCGGATCACCAACTCAAGGTGCTCGATGATCGCCGGCACCGTGACCGCCTCGATCGGCGACGGGTCGGCATTGAGCGCCTCGACCTCGACCTCGAACCCGGGATAGGCCGGGGCGAGGACGCGGTAGCCGCGGCGCTGGTAGCGGGTGATCCAGTGCTCCCAGCTCCGCGGGGTCACCCAGAAGCCGTGGATCAGGACGATGGTGTCAGGGGTGGTCGAGCCGGTGCTCATGCTGTCCTCATGAGGAACTGGAGCAGGTCGTTGCCGAGCTGCTCCTTGTGGGTGTCGGTGATGCCGTGCGGCGCCCCCGGATAGACCTCGAGGGTGGCGCCGTTGATCCTCGCGGCGGAGGCCTTGCCTCCCACCTCGAACGGCACCACCTGGTCGTCGTCGCCGTGGATGACGAGTGTGGGCACGTCGAAGGCGTCCAGGTCCTTGCGGAAGTCGGTCGCCGAGAACGCGGCGATGCATTCGTAGGCGTTGCGGTGGCCCGCCTGCAGGCACCGGAGCCAGAACGCGTCGCGCATGCCTTGCGATGGGTTTGCGCCGGGGCGGTTGCCGCCGAAGAATGGGCCGTCGGCCAAGTCCCGGTAGAGCTGGGAGCGATCGGCGCTGGAGCCCGCGCGGAGGCCGTCGAACACCTCGACCGGCACGCCTCCCGGGTTGTCGGGGGTCCGGAGCATGAACGGTGGCACCGCCGCGACCAGCGCGACCTTGGCGACCCGCCCGGTGCCGTGGCGGCCGATGTACCGGGCGACTTCTCCTCCACCCGTGGAGAAGCCGACCAGGGTCACTTCACGCAGGTCGAGGGTTTCGATCAGCGTAGCGAGGTCGTCGGCGTAGGTGTCCATGTTGTTGCCGTCCCAGGTCTGGGTGGACCGGCCGTGCCCTCGCCGGTCGTGGGCGATGCAGCGATAGCCGTTGGAGGCGAGGAGCAGCATCTGGGCTTCCCAGCTGTCGGAGTTCAGCGGCCAGCCGTGGCTGAGCACGACCGGCTCTCCGATGCCCCAGTCCTTGTAGTAGATCTGCGCGCCGTCCCCGGCTGCGATGAACCCCATCATCGCTCCCTTCGTGGCTCTAGTAGGTCGTCGCCGGCTCTGATGCTGCTTGTTCGGCCGTCACCGTCGAATCCCGGGGACCACGTAGTCGTCACCGCCCGGTCCACGGGAATGCGTAGCCCGCGCTCAATCGGACGGCTCGCCTGGCGCTTCTCATCAGCCGGACGGCCGTGTCGGTAGGGCCGATCGACGGCAACATGGTCAGCGGTACTGGCAATCGCGTCGGCGACAGCGGCCGACCGAGGTTCGGGAGGCGCATGGCCCTGCTAGGTCGCGAACCGGAGCGCGCGGCGCTCGATGCCTTGGTGGCGTCGGCCCGTCAGGGGCTGAGCGCAGTACTCGTGCTTCGGGGTCAGGCGGGCATCGGCAAGACCGCACTCCTCGACGACGTCGCCGCGTCGGCGCAAGACATGCAGGTCATGCGGGTCGCCGGTGTCGAAGCAGAGTCAGACTTTCCGTTCGCGGCGCTGCACCGCCTGCTCCTACCGTTCCTGCGCGACCTGCGCGGCTTCCCCACCTCCCAGCGCAACGCCCTCCAGGTCGCATGTGGCCTCGTGGACGGCCCGGCGGCGGACCGCCACCTCGTCAGCCTGGCGACCCTGTCACTGCTGGCCGAGGTCGCGTCGCAGACCCCGGTGCTGTGCTGCGTCGACGACGCCCAATGGCTGGATCGGGAGTCGGCCGACGCACTGGCGTTCGTCGCCCGGCGGATGTACGCCGACAGCATCGGCCTGGTATTCGCTATCCGCGGTGAAGCCACCGAATTCACCGCCCTGGACGGGCTGCCGGCTCGCACCGTGCCAGGCCTCTCACCCCAGCACGCGCTGGACCTGCTCCACGCCGTCGTCCAGGGGCCGCTGGACACGCGGATCGCCAACCACATCGTGACCGCCACGGCCGGCAATCCACTGGCGTTGATCGACCTCGCGCAGGAACTGTCGACCCATCAGCTCATCGGTGGCACCCTCCTGCCCCAACCGCTCCCAATCGGCAGCCACCTGGAGGCCCACTACCTCAAGCAGGTACGGACCCTCCCACCCGGGACAGAACGGTGGCTTCTCCTCGCGGCAGCGGAGGCGGCCGGTGACGCCGGCTACATCAGCCAGGCAGCCACCGGTTTGGGAATCGACCCGGGGGCGGCCGATCCGGCGGAGACCGCACGACTTGTCACGCTCCGCCCCGACGTCGAATTCCGGCATCCACTGGTCCGCTCCGCGATCTACAACGGCGCCACCACGACCGAACGCCGAAGCGCCCACCGCGCGCTGGCCACGGCCACCACCCGACCAGGCGATGAAGACCGGCGAGCATGGCACCTCGCGGCCGCCTCGACCGGACCCGACGAAGATCTGGCGGCCGAACTGGAACGGTCCGCCCAACGGGCGGGAAGTCGAGGCGGGTACTCGGCCCGCGCCACCTTCCTCGCCCGTGCGGCCGAACTAACTCCGAACCAGCCGGCCCGCGCCCGGCGACTCCTCGCAGCGGCCGAGGCGGCTCTCGCCGCCGGAGCACCACTCCAAGCCAACTCACTGCTGGACAGCATCGACCCCGACCTGCTCGACGACATCAGCCGGGGACGGTCGCTCATGGTCCGCGCCGCAGCGCTCAGCGTGCTGGGCGAACCCGGCGCCCAGCCCCGGGTGGCCGCGATCTGCCTAGCGGCCGCAGCCGCCTTCGGCGAGCAGGCACCCGATCTCGCCCGAGACACGCTGCTGCGGGCATTCCAATATGCCATTGCCGCGGAGCACCTCATCCGCGACACAACGACGCATGAGATTGCCGAGGCGGCATTGGCCCACACCCGCGCGTCCGGCGCATCGTCGCTGCCCGATCTGCTGCTCACCGGCCTGGCCACGCTCGTCGTGGACAGCTACCAGGCAGCGGTACCGTACCTTCGTACGGCCATCGCCGCGCTGACGGCGTCAGAGACCGCCGACGACGAGATCCTGCTGCACTGCATCACCGCTGTCAGCGCCTGCACCGTCCTCTGGGACGAACGGTCCCGCGACGACATCCTCCGCCGTGCCGCGGCCATCGCCCGCAGGACCGGTGCGTTGCAGGTCCTCGACATCCTCCTGTACTGCCTGTCGCTGTCCGAAACGACCCTCGGCCGGCTCGCCTCCGCAGACGCCTACCTGATCGAGGCGCAGCAAATGCGATCCGCGATCGGCGCAACCGCCGACCTGGTAGAGATCTACCGCAGCCCCGAACTGCTCGCCTGGCACGGCGACGACAAGCAGCTCCGCGAGAAACTGCAGCGCTCCCTGGAAGCCTCCACCGCACTCGGAATGGGCGCGAGCGAGTCGGTAGCACGGATCGGCCTCATCACGCTGGAGATCGGCAGCGGCAACTACACCGAAGCCTGCACGATCGCCCGGCAACTGATCGACATGGACGTCATCCATATTCATTCCCGGCTGCTCCCGGAACTGGTCGAGTCCGCGCTGCGTTCCGGAAACCGGATCCTTGCCGAGACCGCCCTGCACAGCCTGTCTGCCAAGGCCACCGCGAGCGGCACGCCCTGGGCGCTCGGCCTCCAGGCCCGATCCGAGGCGCTCCTCGCGCCTCCCAATCATGCAGAGCCCCTCTACCAGAAGGCGATCCATCAGCTCGAGCAGACCATGGCGCGATCAGACCTCGGCCGCGCCCACCTCCTCTACGGGGAGTGGCTGCGACGTCAGAAGCGACGCAGGGACGCCCGCGAGCACCTACGCGCCGCCCTGGCAATGTTCGAGGACATGCAAGCCGCCGTCTTC
This window encodes:
- a CDS encoding pirin family protein, which codes for MPAISADTVVLPRIPAVDPTGADRPLLSVTTAPSGLEGEGFPVRRAFAGVDLAALDPFVHMDQMGEVDYAPGEPKGTPWHPHRGFETVTYMIDGIFQHQDSNGGGGLITDGDTQWMTAGRGLLHIEAPPEEVVLRGGLFHGFQLWVNLPARLKWTPPRYQDIRRGAVALLSSPDGGALLRVIAGEVAGHKGPGVTYTPIVLLHATLAPGARLELPWRSDFNALVYVLAGSGSVGAERRPVRTGQLAVYGPGDVVRVDAAVSRESRSPQLDVLVLGGQPIREPVAAYGPFVMNTRQELIQAFEDYQAGRLGTIPAQPRPGHDVLNTTTEPQ
- a CDS encoding MBL fold metallo-hydrolase, with translation MPDCPDDAECKAGRRRAEPTDDPTLVPFSESLDVMGDGSLVLLPTPGHTPGSISLLIRRTTRSPLLLVGDLTYGAELLERRQLPGVGVRSRLVQATEKVLALKQRMPDLVILPAHDPTAAQRLLES
- a CDS encoding SRPBCC family protein, which encodes MTTFQNTVTIRRPVQDVFAFLADFQNIPTWNYAILQTRKTSPGPVGVGTTYRQIRSIPRRSEEGFEVTAFEPTSRLEIHGDIGPFTATSSYLLTPIGDGTRLTNAVDLQPASGALRLLAPLAASRVKTAVAANLDTLKQILETGQPT
- a CDS encoding YrdB family protein — its product is MSGLRGVTLTVRFLCELAMLAALAYWWFHAGNGVGAWVLGIGAPLVAAIIWGALVAPKARWPVSIPVRVVIELVLFSTAAGALALAGQPVLAVVLGVAALATSLLNASQERRAKADIQRR
- a CDS encoding alpha/beta hydrolase produces the protein MSTGSTTPDTIVLIHGFWVTPRSWEHWITRYQRRGYRVLAPAYPGFEVEVEALNADPSPIEAVTVPAIIEHLELVIRELESPPILMGHSAGGVFTQVLLDHGLGAVGVAINSAPTEGVPVVPLSQIRSTFPVLKNPANRHRAVGFTFEQWHYAFTNTFAEEKSRALYERYAIPASGRIFWGSALANIHPGHDDNYVNYHNDDRAPLLFISGSEDHLMPPSVQRSNAKHYKSDTVTEVVEFEGPHLLPAQDGWEEIADYALEWAVRHAVRSSK
- a CDS encoding diacylglycerol kinase family protein; translated protein: MKSVPAARRVSAIVAMAAVVALIAIMVLALARHLLWLAAAIGCLGVAIAAAAYAVTRTGTRRLVATVVAVVALAAPLVLVVVYGQLLQLIVVIALVAIAGLATRYALGRDIKSLKSGPTPGLAVGPATRPVLLMNPKSGGGKVERFGLVEEARRRGIEPIVLAPGDDLLRLAEQAVAGGADVIGMAGGDGSQALVAGVAMRHDVAFVCVPAGTRNHLAMDLGLDRDDVVAALDAFGAAVERRIDLGMVGDRVFVNNATVGLYAKIVQSPAYRDHKVGTALELLPEMLGPDAAPFDLRFTGPDGTKHDSAHLIMVSNDRYELGRAEGFGSRRRIDTGSLGIVAARFQSGQDAARFARRQSFGRTRRPEGWLEWSDTSFEVRSGRPVEIGIDGEALLLDPPIRFRILPGALRVRLPRHAPGYSPAAAVSAKGWATITALLQTAAGRPVTIEP
- a CDS encoding alpha/beta hydrolase; the encoded protein is MGFIAAGDGAQIYYKDWGIGEPVVLSHGWPLNSDSWEAQMLLLASNGYRCIAHDRRGHGRSTQTWDGNNMDTYADDLATLIETLDLREVTLVGFSTGGGEVARYIGRHGTGRVAKVALVAAVPPFMLRTPDNPGGVPVEVFDGLRAGSSADRSQLYRDLADGPFFGGNRPGANPSQGMRDAFWLRCLQAGHRNAYECIAAFSATDFRKDLDAFDVPTLVIHGDDDQVVPFEVGGKASAARINGATLEVYPGAPHGITDTHKEQLGNDLLQFLMRTA
- a CDS encoding SRPBCC family protein, with the protein product MDINRDAPATAEGELQIAADPQTVFSVISAVDQWPSWNPDVRSVALQGPVQPGTVFRWKAGPSTLTSTLQVVDPPHQIAWTGTTMGIKAVHVFRFQANDGGTLARSEESWEGLLASLLRGYSRKTLDKGIHSVLSHLKTEAERRAATA
- a CDS encoding MBL fold metallo-hydrolase; amino-acid sequence: MTDVRITHIGGPTALIEVDGWRLLTDPTFDAPGRRYAFGWGSRSRKLTGPAIAASDLAPIDAVLLSHDHHGDNLDTAGRALLPSAGVVLTTVSGARRLGGNAHGLEPWATTPLEAPAKPPIEVIATPCRHGPPLSRPIAGDVTGFALRWDGQEHGVLWITGDTVLYDGVRQVADRLQVDTALLHLGGVRFPVSGPVRYTMTAKDAVALCRLVRPRTAIPIHYEGWTHFRQGRAAVEREFATAPADLRERIRWLPIGVEVKVAV
- a CDS encoding AAA family ATPase, yielding MALLGREPERAALDALVASARQGLSAVLVLRGQAGIGKTALLDDVAASAQDMQVMRVAGVEAESDFPFAALHRLLLPFLRDLRGFPTSQRNALQVACGLVDGPAADRHLVSLATLSLLAEVASQTPVLCCVDDAQWLDRESADALAFVARRMYADSIGLVFAIRGEATEFTALDGLPARTVPGLSPQHALDLLHAVVQGPLDTRIANHIVTATAGNPLALIDLAQELSTHQLIGGTLLPQPLPIGSHLEAHYLKQVRTLPPGTERWLLLAAAEAAGDAGYISQAATGLGIDPGAADPAETARLVTLRPDVEFRHPLVRSAIYNGATTTERRSAHRALATATTRPGDEDRRAWHLAAASTGPDEDLAAELERSAQRAGSRGGYSARATFLARAAELTPNQPARARRLLAAAEAALAAGAPLQANSLLDSIDPDLLDDISRGRSLMVRAAALSVLGEPGAQPRVAAICLAAAAAFGEQAPDLARDTLLRAFQYAIAAEHLIRDTTTHEIAEAALAHTRASGASSLPDLLLTGLATLVVDSYQAAVPYLRTAIAALTASETADDEILLHCITAVSACTVLWDERSRDDILRRAAAIARRTGALQVLDILLYCLSLSETTLGRLASADAYLIEAQQMRSAIGATADLVEIYRSPELLAWHGDDKQLREKLQRSLEASTALGMGASESVARIGLITLEIGSGNYTEACTIARQLIDMDVIHIHSRLLPELVESALRSGNRILAETALHSLSAKATASGTPWALGLQARSEALLAPPNHAEPLYQKAIHQLEQTMARSDLGRAHLLYGEWLRRQKRRRDAREHLRAALAMFEDMQAAVFADRARQELAATGEYARQRSVETATDLTPQEATIAKLARTGATNPEIAAHLFISANTVDYHLRKIFRKLDITSRRQLKRALPD